The following are encoded together in the Juglans microcarpa x Juglans regia isolate MS1-56 chromosome 2D, Jm3101_v1.0, whole genome shotgun sequence genome:
- the LOC121250602 gene encoding indole-3-acetic acid-amido synthetase GH3.10: METAMSNSTNKNNDKYDHDIIDWFESVSENAGHVQTQTLRRILELNYGVEYLRKWLGDINIHDMDACALESLFTSVVPLASHADFEPYIQRIADGDTGPSLSQQPITTLSLSSGTTEGKQKYVPFTRHSAQTTLQIFRLAAAYRSRVYPIREGGRILEFIYSGKQFKTKGGLAVGTATTHYFASEEFKIKQKMTQSFTCSPGEVISSGDYKQSSYCHLLLGLFLSEEVEFISSTFAYSMVQAFRGFEEHWKDICNDIKQGSLSPRITSPKVREAVLKIITPNPCLASKIQSSCEELQNSNWSGLIPKLWPNAKYVYSIMTGSMQPYLKKLRHYAGELPLVSADYGSTESWIGVNVDPSLPPENVTFSVIPTFSYFEFIPLYRRKQDCISAIDDLVEDEPVPLSQVKVGQEYELVLTTFTGLYRYRLGDVVEVAGFHRGTPKLSFICRRKLILTVNIDKNTEKDLQLVVERGSQLLSQTGAELVDFTSHANIAKQPGHYVIYWEIKGEVDERILGECCKELDASFVDYGYVVSRRTSSIGPLELCIVERGTFKKILDHFIGNGAAMSQFKTPRCTSNQGLLRILNLCTIKRFQSTAYD, translated from the exons ATGGAAACAGCTATGAGTAACAGTACTAACAAGAACAATGACAAGTACGACCATGACATCATCGACTGGTTTGAGAGCGTCTCTGAGAACGCCGGTCATGTTCAAACGCAAACTCTTCGCCGGATTCTTGAGCTCAACTATGGTGTGGAATATCTCAGAAAATGGTTGGGAGATATCAACATCCATGACATGGATGCATGTGCATTGGAATCACTTTTCACATCCGTGGTGCCTCTTGCCTCACATGCAGATTTTGAGCCTTATATTCAGAGAATCGCAGATGGGGATACAGGTCCTTCACTCAGTCAACAACCAATAACCACTCTCTCTTTAAG TTCCGGAACAACCGAAGGGAAGCAAAAGTACGTGCCTTTTACACGCCATAGTGCCCAGACCACTCTTCAGATTTTTAGGCTGGCAGCAGCCTACAGATCAAG ggTTTATCCAATAAGGGAAGGAGGGAGGATCCTTGAGTTCATTTACAGCGGCAAACAGTTCAAAACAAAGGGAGGGTTAGCAGTTGGAACAGCCACAACACATTACTTCGCAAGCGAAGAGTTCAAGATCAAACAGAAAATGACACAGTCATTCACTTGCAGCCCAGGAGAAGTAATTTCAAGTGGAGATTACAAGCAATCCAGCTACTGCCATCTCCTCCTCGGCCTCTTCCTTTCTGAAGAAGTAGAGTTTATATCGTCCACCTTTGCCTACAGTATGGTGCAGGCATTTAGAGGGTTCGAAGAGCACTGGAAAGATATATGCAATGACATCAAACAAGGCAGTCTTAGCCCAAGAATCACTTCACCCAAAGTTAGAGAAGCTGTCTTGAAAATCATTACCCCGAACCCATGTTTGGCATCTAAAATCCAATCGAGTTGCGAGGAGTTGCAGAACTCGAATTGGTCGGGTCTGATTCCAAAGCTTTGGCCAAATGCTAAGTATGTTTATTCAATCATGACGGGGTCGATGCAACCGTACTTGAAAAAACTGAGGCATTATGCTGGAGAGTTGCCACTAGTGAGTGCTGACTATGGGTCAACTGAGAGCTGGATTGGGGTGAATGTGGATCCCTCTTTACCCCCAGAGAATGTCACGTTCTCTGTAATACCAACTTTTTCATACTTCGAGTTCATACCACTTTATAGAAGGAAGCAAGATTGCATTTCAGCGATTGATGACTTGGTTGAAGATGAACCAGTCCCACTCTCCCAAGTCAAGGTTGGGCAGGAGTATGAGCTTGTACTAACTACTTTTACTG GGCTTTATAGGTACCGATTAGGGGATGTGGTGGAAGTGGCTGGTTTTCACAGAGGAACACCTAAATTGAGCTTTATATGCAGGCGAAAGCTAATTTTGACAGTAAATATAGACAAGAACACTGAAAAGGATCTTCAGTTGGTAGTGGAGAGGGGATCTCAGCTGCTGAGTCAGACTGGAGCGGAACTGGTTGATTTTACAAGCCATGCTAATATAGCTAAACAGCCCGGTCACTACGTAATTTACTGGGAGATTAAGGGAGAAGTGGATGAAAGAATTCTTGGGGAGTGTTGTAAGGAACTGGATGCTTCTTTTGTTGATTATGGGTACGTCGTTTCCAGGAGAACAAGTTCAATTGGGCCACTTGAGCTTTGCATTGTGGAGAGAGGAACATTCAAGAAGATTTTGGATCATTTCATAGGCAATGGAGCGGCAATGAGCCAGTTCAAGACACCTAGGTGCACTAGCAACCAGGGACTCCTGAGAATTCTCAATCTCTGCACCATTAAAAGGTTCCAAAGCACCGCTTACGATTGA